A single Hippocampus zosterae strain Florida chromosome 1, ASM2543408v3, whole genome shotgun sequence DNA region contains:
- the acap1 gene encoding arf-GAP with coiled-coil, ANK repeat and PH domain-containing protein 1: protein MTIKVDFEECLKDSPRFRAEIEAVQADVGELETRLDKLVKQCQAMLEAGRAYYQSSKSFVSGLQSLGQHCSGDATVGDCLQTFSQKLSLILDAQEEAIEMTHKSVKTKLQTFVKEDVRRFKDARKEFERSSESLEGALARNAQAPRGKPHEAEEAGGALLNARRAFRSGALDYVLEINIIEAKKKTELLTAMLSLMDAQAQLFQSGFRSLSELEPYRRELSEEQKQFVLNSAREKRDMEQRHAAIKQKGVSYDDSMMDFNPDAANGIPMEGYLYKRASNAFKTWSRRWFSIQNNQLVYQKKLKEQPTVVVEDLRLCTVKPNGENDRRFCFEVVSPSKSCLLQADSERQQRAWIGAVQNSIASAFHEPQRSPRQRRGSVSTGGPVDRREGSGSGSGSGSEALERVRAVAGNRQCCDCGAPAPDWASINLGITLCIVCSGIHRSLGVHFSKVRSLTLDSWEPELIKLMCELGNGVINGIYEARIDEITFKKPLASSPRGDKEAWIRSKYVEKKFIQKLPETGHNNTLPERPGARRNRAATQDRTARRPPLKPKPGRSTLPRSASSSMEVQKNNTASRTDGNDEEEEDLSGLHPGALLYRSAALQNFPVMADALAHGANVNWVNAAEEACTPLIQAVSMNALAACEFLLQNGADVNQADRNGRAPLHHATILGHTGLVCLFLKRGADYNARDKNQKDPITIAVDNANADIVTLLRIAKMNREMQEMDGSLGKSGDETCQHIFRDFSHMASNNPEKLKRRSADAKF, encoded by the exons ATGACTATTAAAGTGGACTTTGAGGAGTGTTTGAAAGACTCCCCACGCTTCAG aGCTGAAATTGAGGCGGTCCAAGCCGACGTGGGCGAACTTGAGACGCGATTAGACAAG CTGGTGAAACAATGCCAGGCCATGCTGGAGGCCGGCCGAGCGTACTACCAGAGCAGCAAGAGCTTCGTGAGCGGGCTCCAGAGTCTGGGACAGCACTGCTCCGGCGACGCCACCGTGGGG GACTGCTTGCAGACATTCTCCCAGAAGCTTTCGCTCATCTTGGACGCGCAGGAG GAGGCCATCGAAATGACGCACAAGTCGGTCAAGACCAAGCTGCAGACTTTCGTGAAGGA AGACGTGCGGCGCTTCAAGGATGCGCGCAAGGAGTTTGAGCGCAGCAGTGAATCCCTGGAGGGGGCGCTGGCGAGGAACGCTCAGGCGCCTCGCGGGAAGCCTCACGAGGCGGAGGAGGCCGGCGGCGCGCTGCTCAACGCCCGCCGAGCCTTCAGATCCGGCGCCCTAGACTACGTCCTGGAG ATCAACATCATCGAGGCCAAGAAGAAGACGGAACTGCTGACGGCC ATGTTGTCGCTCATGGACGCCCAGGCCCAGTTGTTCCAGAGCGGCTTCCGGTCCTTGTCGGAACTGGAGCCGTATCGGCGAGAGCTGAGCGAAGAG caaaaGCAGTTTGTCCTGAATTCGGCCCGCGAGAAGCGAGACATGGAGCAGAGACACGCCGCCATCAAACAAAAG GGCGTTTCCTACGACGACTCCATGATGGACTTCAATCCGGACGCCGCAAACGGGATTCCCATGGAGGGGTACCTCTACAAACGGGCCAGCAACGCCTTCAAGACCTGGAGCAG GCGCTGGTTCTCCATTCAGAATAATCAGCTGGTGTATCAGAAGAAATTGAAG GAGCAGCCcacggtggtggtggaggacctgCGCCTGTGCACGGTCAAGCCCAACGGCGAGAACGACAGGCGCTTCTGTTTCGAAGTGGTCTCCCCGTCCAA AAGCTGTCTGTTGCAGGCCGACTCGGAGAGGCAGCAGCGGGCGTGGATCGGCGCCGTGCAGAACAGCATCGCCTCGGCCTTCCACGAGCCCCAACGCAGTCCG AGGCAGCGCCGCGGCTCGGTTTCGACGGGCGGCCCCGTCGACCGTCGGGAGGGCTCGGGCTCGGGATCGGGCTCGGGCTCGGAGGCCCTGGAGCGGGTGCGGGCCGTCGCCGGGAACCGGCAGTGCTGCGACTGCGGGGCGCCGGCTCCCGACTGGGCTTCCATCAACCTGGGCATCACGCTGTGCATCGTGTGCTCGGGAATACACAG GAGCCTGGGGGTCCACTTCTCCAAAGTGCGCTCCCTTACCCTGGATTCCTGGGAGCCGGAACTCATCAAG TTGATGTGCGAATTGGGCAACGGCGTCATCAACGGCATCTACGAGGCCCGCATCGACGAGATCACCTTCAAGAAGCCCCTCGCCTCCAGTCCGAG GGGCGACAAGGAGGCCTGGATTCGTTCCAAGTAtgtggagaagaagttcatccaaaAGCTGCCGGAGACGGGTCACAACAACACCTTGCCCGAGCGTCCGGGCGCCAGGAGGAACAGGGCGGCCACGCAAGACCGCACGGCGCGGCGCCCGCCGCTCAAGCCCAAACCCGGCCGAAGCACTCTGCCTCGATCGG CGTCAAGCTCGATGGAGGTTCAGAAGAACAACACGGCCTCCCGCACAG ATGGAAATGACGAAGAGGAAGAGGATCTGAGCGGGCTTCACCCCGGGGCGCTGCTGTATCGCTCCGCGGCCCTGCAGAACTTCCCCGTCATGGCCGACGCCTTGGCCCACGGCGCCAACGTCAACTGGGTCAACGCGGCCGAGGAGGCCTGCACGCCGCTGATCCAGGCCGTCTCGATG AATGCGCTGGCCGCCTGCGAATTCCTGTTGCAGAACGGCGCCGACGTCAACCAGGCGGACAGAAATGGGAGAGCGCCACTTCATCACGCCACCATACTGGGTCACACAGG GCTGGTGTGTCTCTTCCTGAAACGAGGCGCCGACTACAATGCCAGAGACAAAAATCAGAAGGACCCCATAACGATCGCCGTGGACAACGCCAACGCCGACATCGTCACTTT actgcGGATCGCCAAGATGAACAGGGAGATGCAAGAGATGGACGGATCCCTCGGCAAATCAG GTGACGAAACCTGCCAGCACATCTTCAGAGACTTCTCGCACATGGCATCCAACAACCCGGAGAAGCTCAAGCGTCGCAGCGCAGATGccaaattctga